A genomic window from Lotus japonicus ecotype B-129 chromosome 1, LjGifu_v1.2 includes:
- the LOC130729555 gene encoding oxoglutarate-dependent flavonoid 7-O-demethylase 1-like, which yields MSPSQVDESVTMTEEAPTFAPCLPVPNVQEMVRKNPLQVPKRYERSEEEMEKENYKSHLSSEIPIIDFSLLSDGSKEELLKLDTALKEWGFFQVVNHGIKTELMQRMKELTAEFFGLPVEEKNKYAMPPDDIQGYGHTSVVSDEQILDWCDQLIFLVYPTKFRKLQFWPETPEGFKDMIEAYSSEIKRVGEELISSLSVILGLQKDELLGLHNEVLQGLRVNYYPPCSTPEQVWGLSPHSDASTISVVMQDDDVSGLEIRYKGSWVPVTPVPDALVINVGDAIEIWSNGRYKSIEHRALTNQNKKRTSHVSFLFPRDDADIGPFDHMIDAENPRLYQTLKYGDYLRHTLNRKLEGKTQTDAAKIKE from the exons ATGAGTCCCAGTCAAGTTGATGAATCTGTAACTATGACAGAGGAAGCTCCCACTTTTGCTCCATGTTTACCAGTACCCAATGTTCAAGAAATGGTGAGGAAGAATCCTTTGCAGGTTCCTAAAAGATATGAAAGGAGTGAagaagagatggagaaagaaaaCTACAAGTCTCACCTTTCATCTGAGATCCCTATAATTGATTTTTCACTACTCTCTGATGGTAGCAAAGAGGAGTTATTGAAACTGGACACAGCATTGAAGGAGTGGGGTTTCTTTCAG GTAGTGAACCATGGCATCAAAACAGAACTGATGCAGAGAATGAAGGAATTAACTGCTGAGTTTTTTGGACTTCCAGTAGAAGAGAAGAACAAGTATGCAATGCCTCCAGACGATATACAAGGTTATGGACATACTTCTGTAGTTTCTGATGAGCAGATACTTGACTGGTGTGATCAACTGATTTTCCTGGTTTACCCCACCAAGTTCAGGAAGCTTCAATTTTGGCCAGAAACCCCAGAGGGATTCAA GGACATGATAGAGGCATACTCAAGTGAAATTAAACGAGTTGGTGAAGAACTTATCAGTTCTTTGTCTGTGATTTTGGGGTTGCAGAAAGATGAACTTCTTGGACTACACAATGAAGTACTACAAGGCTTACGTGTCAACTATTACCCTCCATGCAGCACACCTGAGCAAGTATGGGGGTTGAGTCCACACTCTGATGCAAGCACCATTTCCGTGGTTATGCAAGATGATGATGTATCTGGGTTAGAAATTCGATACAAAGGAAGCTGGGTACCAGTGACTCCAGTACCAGATGCTCTAGTGATCAATGTTGGAGATGCAATAGAG ATATGGAGTAATGGCAGATACAAGAGTATAGAACACAGAGCATTGACAAATCAGAACAAAAAAAGGACTTCTCATGTATCATTTTTGTTCCCACGGGATGATGCGGATATTGGACCCTTTGATCATATGATAGATGCTGAAAACCCCAGGCTGTACCAGACACTCAAGTATGGAGATTATTTGAGGCACACACTGAATAGGAAATTGGAGGGAAAAACACAAACTGATGCGGCAAAGATAAAGGAATAG